The genomic interval AACAGGCGCAAAATATCGTCCGCGTCAGGATCGGTCAAATAGCGATAAGGCCAGTACGCCAACGATTTTGTTCCTATACGGACAGTACGCACGTGTTCGAATTCCGGTGAAAGCAAAGGAACAAGATAAGCTTCTAATATAGAAGCCGACATTGTCATAGGATCTCCGCCCGTAAATAAAATATCTGTCACATGCCTGTGTATTCTCAAATAATTCAACAACTTTTCCGTTTCGTTCATCGCGAATTTATAACCGCTCATTCCCGAGAACTGAGGCCATCGAAAACAAAAAGTACAAAAAGCATGACATGTCTGTCCCTGGCTGGGGAAAAAAAGTACGGTCTCCCGGTATTTATGTTGCATTCCTTTCAGCTTTATATCGCCTAGCATAGGAACATTATGCTCTTGTCCCGCCGGATTGGGATTCAGACAAAGACGAATCGCATTTATCTCTTCTTTCAGTTTCCCGGACGGCTCTCCCGCTTCCATTAATTTCAACACGCGGTTATAATAAGTTTTTTCCAGCATTGCTTTACGGGGAAAATTCAGCGTAAATATCGGATCATCCGGAACATTATCCCAATTTATCAACTCGTCCACCACATAATTATTTGTTTTGAACGGTAAAACTCTCCCTACTACTTCGATAGCTTCGATACTTTCCTGCGACAATCCGGCAATTTGGGGGATCTCCCGGTAATTGTGCAACGTAAATGAATGTAACGTTTTGTGTTTATTCATCTTAATCTCAGTTTTGGTTAACGGCCCGGGATGAAAAATCCATACAAAGCCTGAAAATGTTCATTCTCTCTTACACGAACGTTATCCGTGATCCTATTTATGAAAGGCCTTTTTTAAAAGACTGATATTCGTTTTATCAAACAATAATTCAATCCTATAAGAATTAACTCTTCCTGTATATTTCATTTACGATTTCTCTATAATTTATCCTATACAGAGCTAACAACTTATATAAACTTCAACGGATTATTTTCCGGACAAATCGTGTTTTTATATTCCGGAAAAAAGAATCTTATAAAAAAATGGATCACCATTTCAGCAATCATTACATCCGTCCTCTCCGACCGATAGTAATAATAAAATCCTTTATTTACCCACCTGTATCTCCCAAATTGGCATCCGAGAGAGAAGTCATACTACAAATATAAGAAAAAATCCGCAATTAAAAAAACCGTCTTATCTTCCCTCTTATACAATTTATTTATTTGCTTTTGTCTTGTGATTTGTTCTTCAAATGTAGTTTAAACAACAAAAGGCCACCTGAATCAGGAAGCCTTTTATTATCATTACAGCTATATTTCAAAGAAATCGTATTAATCTATGAATATCACCTTTGCCGCAACCGATTTATAACAAGGCATGGCTTGTCCTATCGGAGCACCTATATAAGTAGGATCACATACAATATATCTTTTACCCGCCACCATAACCGAATCACCTTCTACCGAATCCGAAAACAAGACTGCAGTTGCCAAATGATTTGGATAATACAAATATACAACATCCATTTTCAACAATTCTTTTACAAGACTGGCAAATAAAATAGAACGGTCTTCACAATCATTAAACGGATAATAGAAATTTTCATCCACAAAGAAGGGTTTCTCATAACCGAATTGATCATGATCAGTTTTATATGAGAAACCATACTGTACGTAATTTATTAATAAGCCGACAGCTTCCAACTGCGATTTTCCTGTAAGTAGCCGCTGAAAAAAAGGTAATACTTGCTTCTTAAATTCCGGGCTTAAAGCTGCCTGTCCATAAAGATTCCATTCACATTGTGGATAATCTTTATAAAACCGGATTACAGCCGGATTAACCGATATACGAAACGGAGCGACTTCTTTCCAAGAAGAAGATACATAGGTATACCGATCTGCTATATCTGTATCAAAATTCGGATATTTATTCATAAGCATCCTTACAGGTATACACTTTACTGAAAAATCGTCCGGATAGGTCTGGATACATTGTCCTTGTTTTATGGGATGTGTAGGATAATACTTTTTCCCGTTTATTATGTAATAATTCAATTGAAATAATTGATCGCTTGAATGAATCAGCATCTGTAAACTTTGTCCCATGCGGCATAACCGGACATCATAACCAGACTGCACTAACAAATAAGTGCTGACCACAGCTTGAAAATCTGATAACCCTGGAAACAAATGGGCCGATACAGTTTCTACTAGTTTCACATATCCCCAATCACACAAATTCAATTCACTCTTCAACCTTACACAATCATCAATCAAAGTCGCATATTTATCTTTAGACAACTGTTTCCAGCATTTGCTCACAGATTCTTCAGTCAAGTTTTCTAACCCAATATTTTCATCGGGAATATAATGCATATAGCAAGCTGTGCCATAGAACAGAAAACGATACAGATTTTTCTTTTCTCCCGGACTTATCGGAGGAGCAATACTCAAGGGTACGTCTTGAATAACAGAAGGTGGTGAAATTACCTGAGATACCGGAAGTTTTGAAGGCACATGTAAATCCTGTTCATCATAAATAACAGGAGCAACGGGTTTACTCCTGTTTTTCAACGTCTTAGCAGAAAACGACATATAATCTTTCCACGATGTTGCCAAATAAACAGCAAACTCTTCATTCCTTACCTTACGATAATTTTCAAACTCCGTTTGTTTTCTATTTTTATATTCGTTAAACTCTGCCTTAACTTTATTTCTATACTCCTGGAATTCAGTCGAAAAAGTCTGCGTAAAAGCAATTCCACTGCAAAAAACAAATAGAAAAAGGAACAATCGTTTCATATAAAGTCCTTATTTTGTCTTATTGCTTCGCATTATAAATATTCTTGATTTCATTAGCAGACAAACGACGATTGTCATATACTCGTAAATTATCGATAGACATATTAGTAGCATTCAGCGTAGTAGTACTGTTCAATTTTACGCTTCCCCCCATCACAAATTTAATTCCCGTGCCATAAGACGACTGGCTTCCTCCATTCTCACTAAAGTGATTAGCCTCCTCAGTTACTACATCAACAGCCTGTCCGTCCACATACAAGATCGTAGTAACCGTAGAGTAAGTAGTCAACTCATAATCCGATACTAATGCTATATGATGCCATTGGTTATCCATTAAAGCAGGATGTGTAAAAGTACCACTATTACTATACTGGTACACATTATTGTAGCGTGACACAACAAACTTCAATGAACCGCCGCTCATACTCAAAGTAAACATGGGAGTGTTCTGAATAGAAGAAACCATATAAAAAATATTTCCGTCACTGAATCCTTTTCCCCAAAAACTGACAGTCATGTTTCGAGAATCAATAATAGGTTTAGGCACAACAAAAGAGCTCCCATCCGTTCGGCTAAATTTCACAGCTTTTGAATCGGCAGTAACTCCAGTCACAAAAGAAGGAGAATTGGAGCCGAATCCATGTATCCCATTTTCTGTAGCATCATTATAATTATCATCAAACTTATAATAAGTATAAAGCCCTTCCGATACTACCACATCGGCAACTTCATTACCTTTAGCCCCTACTACATTAATCGTTTCCCAGTGTTCTCCATCCGAAATCCGTATCCCGGTATTTAGGGTCTGTGGCATTGCCGTCCGGTTCAATGTTACATTAACCTGCGTATATCCTTGTGCAGGCACACGACCAGAAACAGGAGATACAGATAAACATGACTCATCTAAAGACGCTATCGTCCAATTCAATTCTTTATTACCTGTATTAGCAATATTAAACGATAACTCTTTCTTATTTTCCCCAAAATCTAATAATAACGGAGATACAGACATGACAGCTTTAGCCCTGATGGCTTTCACCGTCACAGCCTCTTGTTTAATTCCATCCGATATGACAAAGTTAGTATTCACTTCATCGGGTATCATCTCCCGGTTCAATTTCACCTGCAAGATTTTATTTCCGCCCGGAACTATCGTACCTTGTTTTTCTGGAACCGATATATAAGAAACCGACAAATCTGTTAAAGTCCAATTCAAATCGGCAGTTCCTCTGTTCGTTATAGTTAAAGGCAGTTCCAATGCAACATCCGAAAAATTCAATGTCAAAGGAGAAACATACATATCAGACTTTGCATTTTCAGGAGCACAAGACACGGAAATCGGATATGAGTTACCGAATGCGTATAGTTTTACAATTACACTTTCCACTTTCCCCAATTTCTCACGATCCACTTTGAATACAACACTCTGTGTCTTTTTGGAAGCTATACGTCCGGAGATTTGATCGGCTTCCAACCACGAAACACCACCCAAATCTAACGTCCATTCGGTTTCAGTATTTCCATTATTAGTAATAGTTATAGACAATTGAGTTTGTGTTATTCCGAAATTTAATGAAGTAGGAGTTATTTTTATATTGGCATCGTTCTTTTCCGGAACTAATTGCATATCACATTTAGCCTCTTCTCCTGCAATAACAGTCACATAGCGAGTATCCGACACATAACCATCCTTCACAAACTGCAAACTATAAGTTTTCGGTTCCAGAGCGGCAAAGAGAAACTGTCCATTACTTCCTGTTGTCGTACTCTTTCCATTAGAAACAATACTAACAGTTACACCCGATAAAAGAGTCGTTCCACTTCCCGACTCCGTAACAACACCCATAATATCCCCGGTCATTACCTCTGGTTCTTTTGTACATGAAACTGCTAAAAATAATACCAGCAAATAAAATATACGCTTCATTTTTTATCGATTAATTATATTAAAAATTCATCACCAATGACATTCCCACGCCATCGATACTCCAAGCAGGAATAAATGACACGTGAACACGTTGATTTTGTTCCACTATAACACGCCTACGCCCAGGAGCCACCGCTGCATCTATCAGGTTATAGACATACAAGGCTGCTGCTGCACCAATGAATCCATTGCGTACATTCTCCCAGTTTCCAGCCTTATCACTATAAAATTCCTTGAATTTAGGCTTTTCCCGCATTTTCTTTATATATGTAGAACGCTGATTTTCGGCCACAACAATCATACCTGCACAAGCAGCTGTTCCCCCCAGTATCAAACCTCCTTTCAGCTTACTTCCTTTATATAGTTGTCCCACACCCGGAATTAATGAATAAAAGAAACCTTTTGCTCCGTAAGAAGTAGTTAAACGGATTTCATCTTCATAACTTCCGCCTGCACACTTATTATCAGTAACAGTATAAAGAACATAACACGTATAGCCACGACTATCCCGTTCCCAGTATTCATCCACGATCCGAGTTGTCATAACAAGTTCTTTGCCCTTTTCAACACACTCCATTTGATAGGATTGATAAGTTTTCTGCTCACGTTCACCTCCTTGACGGATAGACTGACTGTTCACTTTCATAGAGCTATTCACTTTTATACCCCGCTCATGTTCCAGTTTAGTCGAAAGATTCACAAAAGAACGCTGACGAGCTTCTTCTAACGTATTTCCTATCCCAGACGCATCTAAAAAAATATACGAAGCGGACTTAGCGACTGGTAATGATGAGGTAAGCCAACGCGGACGCAAACGATCGGACTTTTGTTGTGCATTCAAGCTCCCCAAACCTGACATACACAGCAAAAAGAATAGAATTAACAGTTTTCTCATACCTATTTCTTTGCGGACTTCATAACTCGATATTTTTCCAATTCTTCTTTGTAAGAGTCACGAAACTTTTGAGCTTCAAATTCTACCCCCAATTTTTCATCATCCGAAAGTACAGCAGCACCTGCCATTTTTTCTACTGCAGGATTATCTATAGCAACGCATACAGAGCATTCATAAGTACCATCAGATAATGCATAACGATTGGAACAGATAATACGGCTTCCTTCCACCAACATTTCAGCCATACCACCTATATCTTGCCTTGTATCCGAGGAACTGGAACTTACACCATTCTTCTTCGTTTTAGCCCTATATCCTTTCATCACATTCAATACCAACTGTTCAACATCCGAAACAACTTGTGCTTTCGCATATAACACTGCCTGCTGGCGAGCAAAATCACGATCTTCATCAATAGCACTGGCATAAGCACGCAATTCTCCACTCGGAGCTTCTAAAGACAATTTCTCACATTCATCAATCATCTCTTTTACCTTAGTTACCCTTTTAGACCCGGTATTACCTTCTCCCGTATATTCAGGATAAGATGCCACAGCCACTTTTTTCGAGCCTCCACATGAAGGGAATAATACTGATACAGAAAAAATTAACAATAGAAAACAGATGTTTTTTTTCATACGTAAATTAGATTATGCTCTCTTTCAAAGAAAGCCGATTAAACTATAATTAAATTATCTCTAAATATGAGTCCAGACAAAATAAAAGAAAACACTTACAAGGGATGCAAATGTAATTAATCATCATCTCACGGTATTCAGCATCGGTGCTCCACTCAAAGTTCTTTATATTTATAAGCAATTCTCAACATATACTGCATTAATTGCTTCCCATTAAGACAACCCTATACACATGTAATTTCGCCCTTTTAGACAAAACTTATTCCATAGATATTTCATAATGGTTTTAGAAATTGAAAAACAAAAAATGCTCTATTTTTTCCTATCAATAACTATCTTGTTTATTTTTTACAAAGATAAGCACAGATTAACACTCATTATATCCACTATTCTTACTACATTTACCCAATAAAAGAAGAGTAACTCTCCTAATTTTGAAAACTTATGGAAACTGATTTAAAAAAGATTATCGGACAACGGCTACAACTGCTTCGGCAAGAAAAAAACTTAACTCAGGAACAAATGGGAGAAAAGTTAAATCTCTCGACAAGCGCCTATTGCAAAATAGAATACGGGGAAACAGATTTAACTCTAACAAGACTAAATAAAATTGCAGAAGTACTAAACATGTCTGCTTTAGAGTTATTTAAAAGAATTGACGGAAGCGCTTATTTTAATAATGCCGGGACAATCGGAACCAATATAGGAATAGCCAAAGACAGCAGCACGATCAAGATAGAAGCTTCCGACGAATTGCGGGATCTTATTAAGGCAAACAGTAAAATAATTGATTTACTAAGTAAACGTATCGATATATTAGAAAAGCAGCTGCATATACAAGTATTGTAAGGGTTATATCTATACTAAGCAAAATATTTCCATATATAAAGATGTGCATATTCATCTTATTATATGGAAATGCAAAGATTACCTGAAAACACAAATAAGACTATCTAATAATAAAAGTTATTTAGTCTCATTTTTTTACATATAACGAAAGATTAATTCCATCCTTAAGTTTTATTATCCAACTATACATAAACCGTTATTTAATAAATAGCGGTTATTCGTTCGGTACTTAGTTACCGATTTTAATAAATTACTCACAAAAAATATACCTTGCTATATATCGCTATTTTTCTCCGACCAATCCTGTTTATACAAGACAATTAATATCTAAACGAAACCGGATGATTTTAATTAATTATCTCAAGCGAGAGAGAAACAGCCCCCCAATTATTTTGGCACTTTATTTTTAATACAAATGTTATCATAACCATTCAACCGGTTTATATTAAATGCCATCAAGCAGAAATACAAAATACTTATTATATAAAGTAAAGTTTTCTTTCCGAGTAAAAGAAAACTTTACTTTATCAAAACGAGCCTGTCTAATAGTTTAGACAGGCCCATTATTAGGATATATTTTGTCCCTATGCTTATATGGAACTATTAATCAAAATATCAAGCTAATTTGCCATGGCAGTTCTTATATTTCTTTCCGCTACCGCAAGGACAAGGATCATTACGACCAATCTTCGGACCGGCCTTTACAGGCTCTGTTTTAGGACGCCCACCCTGCGGCGCAGCCGCTGCCTGAGCCTGGGCTTGCTGACCCGGATAAGCTTCTTTCTGTGCGCTATATTTGCTATAATCCTGACGTCGTTCCGGAGGAGCCTGATGTACAGCTGCCGGTTCTTGTACGATAATTTGTCCCCTCATAAGAATCGCCACCGCTTTCCGGTTCATATTTTCCACCATTTCCTTGAAAAGGTTAAAAGACTCCAGTTTATAAATCAACAAAGGATCTTTTTGCTCATAACTGGCATTTTGTACCGACTGACGTAACTGATCCAATTCACGAAGGTGTTCTTTCCACGAATCATCTATCGTCATAAGCACCACGGCTTTCTGGAATTGTTTCACCACAGACTTGGCATTTGTCCTGCAAGATTCTTCGATGTCGCAAGCAATGCCGTAAGCACGTTTACCGTCGGTGATAGGAACTCTAATAATGCCTTTAAGACCGCGTTCCTCTAATATAGGACGTATATTCAAATCAGCGATCTCAGCCATCCGGTCCGCTTTGCGTTTAAACGCTGCTACAATTGCATCATAAAGCATATCTATTTGCTCCTGTTTTTTCAAAGAACGGAACTGGGCTGCGTCGAACGGCATTTCGATAGCAAAGGTTTTGAATATATCCATCGAGAAGTCTTCGTAATCGGAATGATTACTGTATGTTTCGACCATAGATTCCACCACATCGTAGAACATATTCATAATATCGAGACCTATACGTTCACCGATAAGGGCATGATGGCGTTTGGTATAAATCACATTACGCTGGGCGTTCATCACATCATCATATTCCAGCAAACGTTTACGTATACCGAAGTTATTTTCTTCAACCCGCTTCTGAGCATTCTCGATAGCGTTGTTAACCATATTCGCCTCGATCATTTCACCGTCTTTCAATCCCAAACGGTCAAGCATCTTAACCACCTTATCGGCTACGAAAAGACGCATTACAGCATCTTCAAAAGAAACAAAGAATACAGAAGAACCCGGATCTCCCTGACGTCCGGCACGCCCCCTCAACTGACGGTCCACACGACGGGACTCATGACGCTCGGTACCGATAATCGCCAAACCGCCGGCAGCTTTCACTTCGGGCGCCAGCTTGATGTCGGTACCACGGCCGGCCATATTGGTAGCAATCGTCACCATACCGCTTTGTCCTGCCTGGGCTACGATATCGGCTTCGCGTTGGTGCAACTTGGCGTTCAATACGTTATGTTTTATCTTACGAAGATCGAGCATCTTGCTTATCAATTCAGAGATCTCTACCGAAGTCGTACCAACCAATACCGGACGCTTGGCTTCATGCATAGCGACGATCTCTTCTATGATCGCTGTATATTTTTCTCTCTTGGTCTTATATACCCTATCGTTCATATCGGCACGGGCGATAGGTTTGTTCGTAGGAATAGTTACCACATCCAGCTTGTAGATATCCCAAAACTCTCCGGCTTCCGTTTCTGCCGTTCCGGTCATACCTGCCAGTTTATGGTACATACGGAAATAATTCTGGAGCGTAATAGTTGCAAACGTTTGAGTAGCAGCTTCCACTTTTACCCTTTCTTTTGCCTCTATGGCTTGGTGAAGCCCGTCGGAATAACGGCGTCCTTCCATAATACGTCCGGTCTGTTCATCAACAATCTTTACTTTATTATCGATAACGACATATTCCGTATCCCGTTCGAAAAGTGTATAAGCTTTCAACAATTGATTAACCGTATGTACCCGCTCGGCTTTTACAGCATAATTCTGCATCAACTCGTCTTTTTTGATTTGCTTCTCCTCAGGGGTAAGACTCTCGTTCTCCAAAGCAGAAAGCTGCGCAGTAATATCAGGCAACACGAAGAACTGGGAATCATCGGAATTCCCGGTAATCATATCGAGTCCTTTATCGGTAAGCTCTATACTGTTGTTCTTTTCATCAATAACGAAATACAACGGCTCCGTTGCCTGCGGCATATTGCGGTTATTTTCCGCCATATAATAAGCTTCAGTTTCCAATAACAATGGTTTTATACCGGGTTCGCTCAGAAATTTAATAAGAGCACCGTTCTTAGGTAAACCTTTAAATGCACGAAATAATAATGTCGCACCTTCTTTACGTATGTCTTTATTATCCGACGCAATCTTTGTTTTGGCCTCGGCCAGTATTTTTGTCACAAAAGTACGCTGAGCCTTAACCACCTGCTCTACCTTAGGACATAACTCTTCGAAAAGCTGGTCTTCCCCCTTGGGAATAGGCCCGGAAATGATCAACGGGGTACGTGCATCATCGATCAACACGGAGTCAACCTCATCGACAATAGCGTAATTATGCATACGCTGCACCAGATCCAGCGGGGAGCCGGACATATTATCACGAAGATAGTCGAAACCGAATTCATTATTTGTACCGAAAGTAATATCGGCATTATAAGCGTCGCGTCTTTCAGGTGAATTCGGCTGGTGCTTGTCGATACAATCTACCGACAATCCGTGGAACATATATAACGGTCCCATCCACTCGGAGTCACGTTTAGACAGATAGTCATTCACCGTAACAACATGTACTCCGTTACCTGTAAGAGCATTCAGGAATACAGGCAATGTAGCCACCAAAGTCTTACCTTCACCTGTCGCCATTTCGGCGATCTTACCTTTATGAAGAACGACACCGCCGATCAGCTGTACATCATAATGCACCATATCCCAGGTAACCTCATTACCTCCGGCCATCCAGTGATTCACATATATAGCTTTATCACCATCGATACGCACGAAATCGTGTTTGATGGACAAGTCCCGGTCAAATTGCGTGGCAGTTACTTCTATCGTTTCATTTTGACTAAAACGGCGGGCAGTCTCTTTCATAACAGCAAAAGCTTCAGGTAAAGCTTCGTCCAGTCCTTCTTCCAGTTTTTCCAGAATATGTTTTTCTATTTTATCAACTTCCTCCCATACCGCTTCGCGCTTGTCATAATCCATATCTTCCACCTGTTTCTTAAGCTCTGCTACCTGTTCACGATCGGGGGCAACCCGGTCACGGAGCGATTGCTTAATAACATCAATACGACCGCGTAATTCATCATTCGATATATTTTCAAGAGTTGGAGATATCGCTTTAATTTTAGCGATATAGGGATCTATTTCTTTTAAATCCCGCTGCGACTTATTGCCAAACAGCTTTTTAAGTAAATCATTAAATGCCATATATTGTTTTTTATTATTCAGGAAATCCAATTGCCTGCCGGCAATTTTTGTTTATCGTTTACAAAAATAATGAAAATTCTTGCTATCTCCATATAAAATAGCGAATTACTCTACTTCAGGCAATGGAGATTCTGTAGAGCCGTTTGGAGAACGAATGCGAAGTAATCTGGCTACAGTGGGAGCTATCTCCGTAGCTTTGATAGGACGGGTAATATGTTGCGGCTTTATTTTTTCTGACAGGATAAATAAAGGTGAGGGGATAGCATTTCCACGTACATATTCTCTCGTATCATGCACATCCTCATATACGACTTCCCAGCCCGGATTCAGTTCCAATAAAATATCCCCGGACAATTTCGGATAATATCCCCGGCGCAGCGCGTCAATATGTTCATTGCTGTTACCCAATAATAAACGGCGTGAAGTAAATACATCCTGTACTCCGGCCATTTGAATAAGAAATTCAGCCGCCTGAGACTGGATCTCATCCAGCTTCAGGTCTTTTTCTTTAACCAGTTTATGGTTCAGATATATCTGGCGGTTATGATAACCGGCCACCCAATCTCCCTGACCGTAAAGAGCCATCAGATACATATTCAACAAAGAAACCGCACGCTTGGGATAAAATTCTCCATCAGGTATATTGTATTGAGACGACTCTTTTCCCTCGCCCCGGAAATAACCGGTAGAAGCCAGGAATATAACCGTACGTTTCAATCCGACAGTACGATCTATATAATCCAGTAAATCAGCAATCTCTTTATCCAGACGAACATACATATCCTGTATTTCCAGACTGTATAACTGAATCGTTTTATTCTGATAGGTGCCGGCCGTATATCCCACATTCAGCATATCCAGATACCCCCGGCGTCCCAAAAGTCCTTTATCCAAAAAATCTTTAGCGACAGCCGTCACTTCTGTATTCACCAGTGCCGTCGTCTTAAACTGTGCATATTTATCGTACCGGTTCTTAGGAAAAATATGTTTAAAAGGAAAATCTTTCCGCAAATAAGGAAGTGCCGTATATTTTTCCGGTGACAAAAGAGGAACCCACGCCAGAGTATCGATACGCAACGACAACGACTGATTATAATTACGCTGCTCCACATATACGGGAACATCCAGGTAATATGTCGTAGTAGCCCATTTACCGTTCTTTTCATTCAGCCAAAAAGCACTGTTCGCGGCATGTCCGGCACTTATAATAGCATGCTGGGCCGAAGGAGCTACAGAGAAGACCCGTCCTAATCCATTTCCTACGATCTTTATTTCATCGCTCAGGGTAGAAGTTTTCAGATTCTTCGGAGAATATGTCTCATCGGTATAATTTCCTATCTTTTCAGGATCGTTCAATGCAAATTCTTCCCGGCGTAACGAAAGATTGTAAACTTTGTCGGAAGGTATCCCGTTATAAAAAGGGTATGTACCGGTATAGATAACAGATAAGGCGGAAGAACAATCCACATTAGGGAAACCAAATGTGACATTTTCATATACGAGACCTTCTTTCATCAGGCGTTTGAAACCCTTTTCGCCGAATAAATGCTGCAACGCCATAATATAGTCGGTACGCAACTGGTCCACAGTGATACCCACTACAAGCTGAGGCACATCCGCGGGGATTTGAGCCCGTAAAGGCGCGGTCATAAGCGCTAATAAAAGAGATGCTAAAACTTTGTTCATCTATTCCTCGTTATCCAATCATTATCCTGCAAACTCATCACCGCCAAATAACTCAATGAACGTGTCATCGAAGCTAATATTAAAGGCAAAAACGCCCAGTGAAAATACTGCGGTATCCACGGAGAGCACAGCAGGAATACAAAAAGTACCGCAAAGTTAGCAAAATGATAATAACCAACTACTTTTTTAAATCTTTTTACCCAAATAAAAACAGCAGGGAACAGGCTAAAAGGATTCAGCCAGAAAGCGGAATAATTAGGGTAAGTCGC from Barnesiella propionica carries:
- a CDS encoding alkaline phosphatase family protein; its protein translation is MNKVLASLLLALMTAPLRAQIPADVPQLVVGITVDQLRTDYIMALQHLFGEKGFKRLMKEGLVYENVTFGFPNVDCSSALSVIYTGTYPFYNGIPSDKVYNLSLRREEFALNDPEKIGNYTDETYSPKNLKTSTLSDEIKIVGNGLGRVFSVAPSAQHAIISAGHAANSAFWLNEKNGKWATTTYYLDVPVYVEQRNYNQSLSLRIDTLAWVPLLSPEKYTALPYLRKDFPFKHIFPKNRYDKYAQFKTTALVNTEVTAVAKDFLDKGLLGRRGYLDMLNVGYTAGTYQNKTIQLYSLEIQDMYVRLDKEIADLLDYIDRTVGLKRTVIFLASTGYFRGEGKESSQYNIPDGEFYPKRAVSLLNMYLMALYGQGDWVAGYHNRQIYLNHKLVKEKDLKLDEIQSQAAEFLIQMAGVQDVFTSRRLLLGNSNEHIDALRRGYYPKLSGDILLELNPGWEVVYEDVHDTREYVRGNAIPSPLFILSEKIKPQHITRPIKATEIAPTVARLLRIRSPNGSTESPLPEVE